One Mycobacterium paraseoulense genomic window, CACGCCGGCCGAGTCGTCGTAGGCCCGCACCAGCCGGCCGGTGTCCTTGACCAGGTCCGTGCCCAGCAGCAGGCTGTCCCCGGGCCGCATCTGGGCGGACAGGCTCGACAGGAACTCCGCCCGCGGTCCGGGCGTGAGGTTGCCGATCGTCGACCCCAGGAACACGAACAGGCGACGCCCGCCGGTCGGGATCTCGGTCAGGTGTTCTTCGAAATCGCCGCAGACCGCGTTGATTTCGACGCCGGAATATTCCCGCTGAATGGCCGCCGCGGCCGTCGACAGGATGCCGGCGTCGACGTCGAACGGGACGAACCTGCGCAGCGATCCGCGGTTGCGCAGCGCGTCCAGCAGCAGCCGGGTCTTCTCCGACGTCCCGCTGCCCAACTCCACCAGGGTGTCCGCCCCGCTGGCCGCGGCGACGTCGGCCGACCGGGCGCGCAGGATCTCGGCCTCGGCGCGGGTCGGATAGTATTCGGGCAACCGGGTGATCTGGTCGAACAGGTGGCTGCCAAGCGAATCGTAGAACCATTTGGGGGGCAACGACTTCGGTGTCCGCTGCAGGCCTTCGAACACGTCGCGGCGCAACGCACGGTCGGCGGAGTCGGCGGCCAGGTGGTTGGACAGGGTCAGCGTCATCGATAACCTTCCGGGTGATCCAGCGGGGTCAGCGCGATCCCCGTCGCGCTGACGTCGACGAGGTGTCGGTCCGGCACTTCCTCCCAACCGGGGTCGTCGTCGTAGGGCTCGCTGGCCAAGACGACACCGTCGGCGCGGCGCAGGATCGAAAGCGTGTCGCCGAACGCCGTCGCCAGCAGGCGAGAGCCGTTGGCGGCCAGGATGTTCAGCCGGGCGTTCGGGTCGGCGGCCGCTACCTCGTTGAGGGTCTCGCCGAGCGCGTCGAGGCCGCGCTCGAAGATGGCCGCCGCGAGGAGCGCGCTGTCGCACACCGATTCGGCCCGCGGGGTCGCGGGCAGCGCGGCGCGGTCGACGACTCCGTTGTGCGACAACAACCACTGGCCGTCGGTGAACGGCGCCGTCGCGCTCACGTCGATCGGCATCCCGACCGTCGCCGAGCGCACCGCGGCCACCATGCAGTGGCTGCGCAGCGCCGGCGCGACGGAGGTGAACGACGTGTCACCCCACAGCGGCGCCGAGCTGCGCCACCGGCGCGGCACCTGGGTTCCGGAGGAGACGTCGAAAAACCCGACGCCCCAACCGTCGGCGTTGAGCAGGCCGTGCTTCTGCCGGCGCGGGGCATAGGACTGCACCCGCAGCCCGTACGGCGGGTCCAGCACCAGCGAGGAGACGGTGACGTCGGCCCCGAGCCAACCGAGATGACGGCACATCAGGCGGAATCCTCCGCGTCCCAGGCCAACCGGACGCCGGAGAAGATCTGGCGCCGGATCGGATGGTCCCAGTTGCGGAAGCTCGGCCGCAGGATGGCGGGCTCCACGGCCCACGATCCACCGCGAAGCACCCGGTAGTCGCCGCCGAAGAACGGCTGCGAGTAGCGCTCGTAGATCATCGGAACGAAGCCAGGCCACGGCCGCAGCGGCGAGGAGGTCCACTCCCACACGTCGCCGAGCATCTGCTCGGCCCCGTATGCCGAGGCGCCGGCCGGGTACGCCCCGACGGGCGCCGGGCGCAACGCGGCGCCGCCCAGGTTGGCGAGGGCGTCGGTCGGCGGCTGCGCCCCCCACGGGTAGCGGCGCCGGCTCTCGGTGGCCGGATCCCACGCGCAGGCCTTCTCCCATTCCATCTCGGTGGGCAGCCGCGCGCCGGCCCAGGCCGCGTAGGCCTGCGCCTCGAAGTAGGTGACGTGCTGCACCGGTTCGTCGGCGGGAATGTCCTCGACGTGTCCGAAGCGGGTGCGCGTTCGCGCGTCGGGGCTCCAGAACAGCGGCGCGGTCAGTCCCGCGCGCTGGCGATGCTCCCAGCCGCGCTCGGACCACCAGCGGGGCTGCCGGTACCCGCCGTCGTCCACGAACTGCCGCCACTCGCCGTTGGTGACCGGCACCCGGCCGATCCGGAAGGCCGGCAGCTCGACGACGTGGGCGGGACGTTCGTTGTCCAACGAGTACGGCTCGGTCGCGGCGTCCACGCCCAGCACGAACGGGCCCGCGGGCACCGGGACCGACGTGCCGGCCAACCCGGGCCGCCCGGCCGGCAGCGCCGCGCCGTCGCGCAGCAGCGGCGCGCCGCTGCGCAGGTTCAACGCCTGCAACATGGTTTCGTCGTGCTGGTTTTCGTGGCTGATCACCAGCGCGAACGCGAAGCTGTCGGCGTCGTCGGGCAGGGCGTCGAGGGCATCGAGGGCGGCGGACCGCACGGTCCGGCAGTACGACCGCGCGCGGTCCGGGGATAGCAGCGGCAACTCGACCCGGCTCGCGCGCGAGTGCACGAAGGCGTCGTAGAGGCCCTCGACCGCCGGCGGCAGCATGCCGGGCCGGCCGGGGTCGCCGCCACGTAGCAGCCAGAGCTCCTCTTGCTGACCGATGTGCGCCAGGTCCCACACCAGCGGGCTCATCAGGGGGTCGTACTGCCGGTACAGTTCGGCGTCGTCGAAGTCGACCAGCCGCAACGTCCGCGCCCGCGCCCGCGCCAAATCGTCGGCAAGGCTCGCCCGGCATGACGATCGCACGCGCGGCGCTGGGGGCACTCCCCAGCTCCGCGGGGACCCCACCCGCGTGCGGGGGACCGGGCGCGGCGGGTCGGAATCATCAGCGGAAGTCACAGCCCCCCTCGCGCCAGTCGCGCCACGGTGGGCGCGATGCCGTGCTGGATCACCCCGTCGGAGAAGTCGTCGCCGGGACAACGGCCCCGTTCGACGGCGTCGACCAGGCGCTGCATCGAATCGGCGAGTTCGGGCGGCGCCAGTTCGGCGGCGACGGCCACGCACTTGTTGGCCGCGGCGTACAGCCGCCGGTCACGCAGCCCCAACCGGGCCGCGGTGTCCCAGGCGGTGGCCACCGGTTCGACCGCCTCGGCCGCGACGCCGGCCGCGACCGGGTCGTCGAGCAGGGTCACCAGGGTGAACACCAGCACCGGCCAGAAGGCGTCCGGCACGCTGTCGAGGTAGCGGATCTCCAGCCACTGCCTCGGGCGCACCGGGGGAAACAGCGTGGTCAGGTGGTATTCCAAATCGGCGACGGTGGGACGGCGAGCACCCAGCAACACCCGGCCGTCCACCCAGTCGGCAAACGGCACCCAGCGCGTGACCGCTGTGAGTTCTGCGGCGTCCGGGGTGTGCACCAGCATCACCGGCGCTTTGAGCGCGTAGCGCGCCCAGTCGGTGCCGGGTTCGTCGCCGCTGGCGCCAAGAATGGGTCCGCACCGCGCCGAGTCCATCTGGCCCCACACCCATTGCCGGGTCGAGGCCCACCCGGTGAACCCACCGCGCAGCATCGGCGAGTTCGCGGCCATCGCGATCATGGTGGGGCCCAGCGCGTGCGCCAGCCGCACCCGGTCCGCCCAGCCGGCCCGCGGGCCGGCGTCCACGTTGACCTGAATGGACGCGGTGGACGTCATCATGGCCGCGCCGGCCGCACCCGAGCGGCTGGACGCGAAGAACTGCTCCATGGCGCGGTAGCGCGCGCCCGGGTTGATGCGCTTGGGCAGGCGCAGCGGGTCCGCCCCCAAGAGGACGAGGCCCAGCCCGGCGCCGGCGAACGCCGACCGCAACACGGACTGGTCGCGAAGCATCGCGTCGATGGCGGCGACCACCCCGTCGGCCGGCGGACCGGACAGCTCCACCGCACCGCCGGGCTCCACCGTGACCCGGCTGCCACAAGGCAGTGACCCCAGAGGCTTCAGCACGTCGGCGATCTCGTCCCAGCCGGGCCTGCGGTGCGGGTCGGCCGGGTCGTGGCAGTGGGCTTCCACCTCCAGACCCACTCGGCCCAGCGGGGCGTCCACCAGGCAGGCGTCCGCGATGTAGTGCGCGGCGGCTTTCGAGTCGGCCATCTCGGAGCTCGCGGTAGTGACAGCGGCGAACGTCATATCACTATCCCTTCGGGCCTGGGCCAGCCTGAGCACGCGTCCGCGGACCACTTCCCTGCATAGCGAGGGGAACGGTAACCGCCACTACTTCATCTAACAGATGGCTCCGACATATTCCCGTTCGCGCCAAAACTCAAGCATGCCGAGCCGGCCCCCGAACCGGCTCACTGGCCGAGCGCGTTCTGCATCGCGCCGGCCAGCACGTTGACCGCCGGCCCGGCGTTGCCAGACTGGCAGACCTTGGCCTGCAGCAACACATTTTCGCGCAGCCTGGTTTGATTGAAACACCGCCGATCGGTGCCGGCCTCTTGCTTGGTCCAGTTTGCGTCGGCGGGACCGGGCGGCCCCCCGTCGAAGGACCACACCTGGGTTACGCCGTTGTCCAGGTGGATCGCGGTGGTCTGGCCCGAGCAGCCAACCGTCCGGTCCACCACGCGATGGAACGCGCGGTCGGCGGCGTCGTTGGTGGCAAACACCCCGACGGCCTGCTTGACGAAGTGGGTCTGGTCGCTGGCCGACGTCTGGGTGACGGCGCCGTTGAACGACGCCAGGTCCGGGTCGCCGTACACCTCGGGCAATCCGATGTCGGCCCAGTTGTTGCACGCCGGAACGTCCACCCAGTCGCCCTGCACCGGTTGGGTGAACACCGACTCCCAGCCCATCGTTGCGCCCACGATGTTGCCGACCGACCCCTTACCCAGGACCGCGTAGTTCACCACCCCGGGTTCCGACGGGTGCCCGGCCGCCACGGGAACGCCCAACCCCGCTCCGACCGCCACGCCGACGGTCACCACCGCGGCACAGATCCGCATGGTCATTCCAGCGATCATGCCAGGCAGGTGGGCGCGCGGTCAGCCCCCGTTGCCCCGCACGCCCTCCTCGACCTGCTTGCCGAGGTCGGGGTCGACGTTGCGCCAGTACTCGAACACCCGCGACAGCACCGGTTCTTTGACGCCCTTGGATACGTGCCCAATGATGTTGTGCGCCAACCGGTCCCGGGCAGCGTCGTCGAGGACCTCGCGAACCATGGTGCCGGCCTGGCCCCAGTCGTCGTCCTCGGCGTGCAGCGTGTACGCGGCGCGGACCATGTCGCCGTCGGCGTGCCAGCGCACCTCGGCGGCGCGGGCCGGGTCGGCGTGCGGGCCGCCGTAGGAGTTGGGCGCGTAGACCGGGTCGGAGACGTTCTTCATCCGCATCGCGCCGTCCTTCGAGTAGCTGTTCACCTCGACCTTCGGCGTGTTGACGGGGATCTGCCGGTAATTGGTTCCCAGCCTGGCGCGGTGCGCGTCGGAGTAGGAGAACCCCCGGGCCTGCAGCATCTTGTCGGGGCTCAACCCGGTACCGGGCACGGTGTTGTTGGGCTCGAAGGCGGCCTGCTCGATCTCCGTGTGGTAGTCGGTGACGTTGCGGTTCAGCGTCATCTTGCCGACGTCGATCAACGGGTAGTCGCTGTGCGGCCACACCTTCGTCAGGTCGAACGGGTTGAACCGGTAGTTGCGGGCCTCCTCGTACGGCATGATCTGCATCTTCAGGGTCCAGCTGGGGTGGTCGCCGCCCTCGATGGCCTCGTAGAGGTCCCGTTGGTGGTAGTCGCCGTCCTCCCCGGCCAGCCGGTCGGCGTCCTCCTGGGTCAGGAAGTCGGCGCCCTGATCGGTCTTGAAGTGGTACTTGACCCAGAAGATCTCGCCGGATGCGTTGATCCAGCTGTAGGTGTGGCTGCTGTAGCCGTTCATGTGCCGCCAGGTCTTGGGGATGCCGCGGTCACCCATCAGCCAGGTCACCTGGTGGGCGGACTCCGGCGACAGGCTCCAGAAGTCCCACTGCATGTTGTGGTCGCGGACGTTGCTCGCCTGCAGGCGCTTCTGCGAACGGATGAAGTGCTGGAACTTCAGCGGGTCGCGCATGAAGAAGACCGGCGTGTTGTTGCCGACCAGGTCGAAGTTGCCCTCGCTGGTGTAGAACTTCAGGGCGAAGCCGCGAGGGTCGCGCCAGGTGTCCGGGCTGCCCCGCTCGCCCGCGACGGTCGAGAACCTGGCCAGCATGTCGGTCTTGGTGCCGGGCTGGAAGACCGCGGCCCTGGTGTACTTGCTGACGTCGTTGGTGACCTCGAAGGTGCCGAAGGCGCCCCCGCCCTTCGCGTGCGGCTGACGCTCCGGGATGCGCTCCCGATTGAACTGGGCCATCTGCTCGATCAGGTAGTGGTCCTGCAGCAGAATCGGGCCGTCGGGCCCGATCGTCAACGACTGGTCGTCGCTGGGTGCAGCGATGCCGGCGTCAGTGGTGGTGAAACGCTCCGTCATGTCACTATCTCCTCGTTTGGTGGGCTGACTCCAGGCTTTGGCTACGAAAATGCCCGCGTACCAATGACTATTCTCGCTTTCTTGACCGAGTCAAGAAGGGCATCGGCCGCTACGGACGCGGTGCCGGTGCGCCGGGTGTAGGGCTGCTGGCCGGCGGTCCGCCGGGGCCGCTCATACCGGGCCCGCCCGCCGGCCCGCCGGGCCCACCCGGACCGCCGGGGGGCATCGGCACGATCAGCTGCGGGCCGCCGGAATTCCATGGGCCGCCGGGGCCGGGGCCGCCGGATCCCCACGGCCCGGGTCCGTAGCCCGGTCCCCACGGGCCGTTGCCCGGTCCGGGGCCGTTGCCCGGTCCGGGGCCGCCGCCCGGCCTGAACATCTGGCCGTGGTGATGGTGGCAGTGGTGGTAATACCCGAAGACGAACGCCCCGGCGAAGAACACGCTGGTGATGATGAAGACGATCCCGGCAACGATGACCACCCACGCCGCGGCCGTGTACAACCTGGGCGGTTTCACCCGCTCCGGCGGCGGGGGTGCGGCGGCTGGGGCAGGGGTCGGCGGGGTGGGCGGCGGTTCTGGTGTCTCGCTCATCCCTGAATGATGCCCGGGGGCACGGCCGGCATAACAGGGTCGGGCCACAAACTTGCTGTGAATCGAGATGCGGCGCTGACTGAACGACGAGCAGCCCGGTGCTCTGTCGAGCACCGGGCTGCTGGTTGTTCGGTGAAAGGGGGTGGACTACCTGGCCGGGGCGACCGACGACGGGATCTGGCTGGGGCCGGGGGCGCCCGGCGCCACCGACGCGGGCCCGCCCTGCTGGATACCGGCCGGTCCGCCGGCACCCGGGCCACCCGGGCCGCCCATGCGGTGCGGGTGCATGAACGCCGCGTGGTGCTTGTGGTGGTGGTGGCCGTGGTGGCCGCCGCGGTGGCCGAGGATGAAGCCGGTGAAGAAGATGACCGCGACGATGAACACGATCCCGGCGACGATGGCGACCCACGCGGCGAGTTGGAAGACCCGCGGGGTCCGGTAGGCGGCCGCCGCTTCCGCGGCGACCGGTGCGGTGGCGGTGGAAGTCCGCGCAGTGGGGGTTTCAGATGTTTCACTCATGAGACAAATGATGAAGCCGTTAACAATAGTTGCGGCTATGCACCACTTATGTAGCAGCTGTGAGCTAAAGGCCGGCTTCCGGGCTGGTCAGACGGCCAATCGCGCCCGACGAAACCACTGGGTGGCCTCTGCAGGGCGTGCGCGCCACGACCGGGTCGGGCACAAACGAGTTTCACGGCAGCAGTGTGGACCACGATTGGCGTTCGACGCCGCGGACCTACTAATTTTCCTGACGTGATGTCTTCAGCTGCTGGTGCAGTCGCGCGGTGGATCGCCCCCCTGCTCACGGTCGCCGCCGTGGGTCTGCTCGCCGGCCCGCCGCAGGCCGGTCCCGTGCCGGCGGTGCGCCTGGCCGACGATGCGAACCCGTTGGCCGGCATGCCCTTCTACGTCAACCCCAACTCGGCGGCCATGCGCGCGGCGCAACACGCCGATCCTCCGAGTCCGGAGTTGACCGCGATCGCCAACACGCCGCAGGCGTATTGGATCGTCCCGGGCTCGTCCGCGGCCACGGTCGCGAAGTACACCGGTGACGCGCAGGCCGCCGGCGCCATCCCGGTGCTGGCGATCTACGGAATCCCGCATCGCGACTGTGGCAGCTTCGCCGCGGGTGGCTTCGCGACGGCCGACGACTACCGCGCGTGGATCAGCGGCATCGCCAACGACGTGGGCGGTGCCCGGACGGCGATCATCCTCGAACCCGACGCCCTCGCCATGGCCGACTGCCTGTCCGCCGACCAGCGCCAGGAACGCTACGACCTGATCCGCTACGCCGTCGACACCCTGACGCGCAATCCGGCCACGGCCGTGTACGTCGACGCCGGCCACCTGCGCTGGCACAGCCCCGAGGACATGGCCGCCAGGCTCAACGCGGTCGGTGTCGGGCGCGCGCGGGGTTTCAGCGTCAACACCGCGAACTTCTACACCACCGAGGACGAAATCGGTTACGGCGAAGCGATTTCGGGGCTGACGAACGGGTCGCACTACGTGATCGACACCTCGCGCAACGGGGTCGGACCGGCGCCCGACTCCCGGCTCAACTGGTGCAACCCCAGCGGCCGGGCGCTCGGCACCCCGCCCACGACGGCCACCGCGGGCGCGCACGCCGACGCCTATTTGTGGATCAAACGGCCCGGCGAATCCGACGGAACGTGCGACAACGGCGATCCGCCGGCGGGCACCTTCGTGAGTCAGTACGCGATCGATCTGGCCCACAACTCGGGCCACTGATCACGGCTTGAACGGGTTGACCGCGAACTG contains:
- the egtD gene encoding L-histidine N(alpha)-methyltransferase, with amino-acid sequence MTLTLSNHLAADSADRALRRDVFEGLQRTPKSLPPKWFYDSLGSHLFDQITRLPEYYPTRAEAEILRARSADVAAASGADTLVELGSGTSEKTRLLLDALRNRGSLRRFVPFDVDAGILSTAAAAIQREYSGVEINAVCGDFEEHLTEIPTGGRRLFVFLGSTIGNLTPGPRAEFLSSLSAQMRPGDSLLLGTDLVKDTGRLVRAYDDSAGVTAAFNRNVLAVINRQLDADFDVEAFDHVARWNADEERIEMWLRAGRRQRVRVDALDLTVDFAAGEEMLTEVSCKFRPDGVSAELAAVGLRRTRWWTDTAGDFGLSLAVK
- the egtC gene encoding ergothioneine biosynthesis protein EgtC — protein: MCRHLGWLGADVTVSSLVLDPPYGLRVQSYAPRRQKHGLLNADGWGVGFFDVSSGTQVPRRWRSSAPLWGDTSFTSVAPALRSHCMVAAVRSATVGMPIDVSATAPFTDGQWLLSHNGVVDRAALPATPRAESVCDSALLAAAIFERGLDALGETLNEVAAADPNARLNILAANGSRLLATAFGDTLSILRRADGVVLASEPYDDDPGWEEVPDRHLVDVSATGIALTPLDHPEGYR
- the egtB gene encoding ergothioneine biosynthesis protein EgtB, with product MRSSCRASLADDLARARARTLRLVDFDDAELYRQYDPLMSPLVWDLAHIGQQEELWLLRGGDPGRPGMLPPAVEGLYDAFVHSRASRVELPLLSPDRARSYCRTVRSAALDALDALPDDADSFAFALVISHENQHDETMLQALNLRSGAPLLRDGAALPAGRPGLAGTSVPVPAGPFVLGVDAATEPYSLDNERPAHVVELPAFRIGRVPVTNGEWRQFVDDGGYRQPRWWSERGWEHRQRAGLTAPLFWSPDARTRTRFGHVEDIPADEPVQHVTYFEAQAYAAWAGARLPTEMEWEKACAWDPATESRRRYPWGAQPPTDALANLGGAALRPAPVGAYPAGASAYGAEQMLGDVWEWTSSPLRPWPGFVPMIYERYSQPFFGGDYRVLRGGSWAVEPAILRPSFRNWDHPIRRQIFSGVRLAWDAEDSA
- the egtA gene encoding ergothioneine biosynthesis glutamate--cysteine ligase EgtA, encoding MTFAAVTTASSEMADSKAAAHYIADACLVDAPLGRVGLEVEAHCHDPADPHRRPGWDEIADVLKPLGSLPCGSRVTVEPGGAVELSGPPADGVVAAIDAMLRDQSVLRSAFAGAGLGLVLLGADPLRLPKRINPGARYRAMEQFFASSRSGAAGAAMMTSTASIQVNVDAGPRAGWADRVRLAHALGPTMIAMAANSPMLRGGFTGWASTRQWVWGQMDSARCGPILGASGDEPGTDWARYALKAPVMLVHTPDAAELTAVTRWVPFADWVDGRVLLGARRPTVADLEYHLTTLFPPVRPRQWLEIRYLDSVPDAFWPVLVFTLVTLLDDPVAAGVAAEAVEPVATAWDTAARLGLRDRRLYAAANKCVAVAAELAPPELADSMQRLVDAVERGRCPGDDFSDGVIQHGIAPTVARLARGGL
- a CDS encoding sensor domain-containing protein; amino-acid sequence: MRICAAVVTVGVAVGAGLGVPVAAGHPSEPGVVNYAVLGKGSVGNIVGATMGWESVFTQPVQGDWVDVPACNNWADIGLPEVYGDPDLASFNGAVTQTSASDQTHFVKQAVGVFATNDAADRAFHRVVDRTVGCSGQTTAIHLDNGVTQVWSFDGGPPGPADANWTKQEAGTDRRCFNQTRLRENVLLQAKVCQSGNAGPAVNVLAGAMQNALGQ
- a CDS encoding catalase, producing the protein MTERFTTTDAGIAAPSDDQSLTIGPDGPILLQDHYLIEQMAQFNRERIPERQPHAKGGGAFGTFEVTNDVSKYTRAAVFQPGTKTDMLARFSTVAGERGSPDTWRDPRGFALKFYTSEGNFDLVGNNTPVFFMRDPLKFQHFIRSQKRLQASNVRDHNMQWDFWSLSPESAHQVTWLMGDRGIPKTWRHMNGYSSHTYSWINASGEIFWVKYHFKTDQGADFLTQEDADRLAGEDGDYHQRDLYEAIEGGDHPSWTLKMQIMPYEEARNYRFNPFDLTKVWPHSDYPLIDVGKMTLNRNVTDYHTEIEQAAFEPNNTVPGTGLSPDKMLQARGFSYSDAHRARLGTNYRQIPVNTPKVEVNSYSKDGAMRMKNVSDPVYAPNSYGGPHADPARAAEVRWHADGDMVRAAYTLHAEDDDWGQAGTMVREVLDDAARDRLAHNIIGHVSKGVKEPVLSRVFEYWRNVDPDLGKQVEEGVRGNGG
- a CDS encoding glycoside hydrolase family 6 protein translates to MMSSAAGAVARWIAPLLTVAAVGLLAGPPQAGPVPAVRLADDANPLAGMPFYVNPNSAAMRAAQHADPPSPELTAIANTPQAYWIVPGSSAATVAKYTGDAQAAGAIPVLAIYGIPHRDCGSFAAGGFATADDYRAWISGIANDVGGARTAIILEPDALAMADCLSADQRQERYDLIRYAVDTLTRNPATAVYVDAGHLRWHSPEDMAARLNAVGVGRARGFSVNTANFYTTEDEIGYGEAISGLTNGSHYVIDTSRNGVGPAPDSRLNWCNPSGRALGTPPTTATAGAHADAYLWIKRPGESDGTCDNGDPPAGTFVSQYAIDLAHNSGH